Below is a window of Aerococcus viridans DNA.
CCTGAGCCGGGTAGTGGCCATTATTTAAAGATGGTTCATAACGGTATTGAATATGGGATGATGCAGGCAATTGCTGAGGGACTTCATTTACTGAAAGCGCAAAGTCATTATGCCTTTAAATTGGATGATGTAGTTGGTAACTGGTCTAGAGGCTCTATTATTGAATCAGCTTTATTAGACAATATTTACGATGAGTTGAATCAAGATACTTTATTAGGCAATTTCCAACATAAAGTTGCTGCTTCAGGTGAGGCGAAATGGATGGTTAATGAAGCCTTAACTGAGGAAGTCCCAACACCTGTCATCGCCTTATCATTGATGAACCGGAATGCGAGTCTACATGAAGTTTCTTTCTCAAATCAAGTGATTTCAGCAATGCGTTATCGATTTGGGGGGCATAAAGAATATTGATGACTTATACCGCGAGTATTGATGTTGGCACAACGAATACTAAAATCAATCTATTTAACCGTGATGATCAATTAATCGATACGTTTAAAGCTGGTTATCAGAGAACAAATAAGCAGAACGATTTACATGAAATGGATTTTGAAGAAATTTGGCAAATTGTAACAGATGGCTTAAGAGGTTTAATCAACCTGTATGAAATAGAAGCGTTAGAAATTATCCTAACAACAGCTATGCATAGCGTTCAATTGTTGGATCAAGATTTTAATTTATTCGGACAAACGATTACTTGGGCAGATAAAAGAGGGCATGAGTTAATACCACAATTATCCAAAACAGAAAAAGAAAATGTTTATCAACGGACAGGGACACCGATACATTCGATGAATCCTTATATCAAGCTATTATCCATTTATCAACCGGATATGAAAATAGCTTCTATAAAAGATTTGTTATTCTACCGTTTAACAGGTGAATGGGCGATTGATTTAAGTAATGCTTCGAGTTCAGGCTTACTAAATTTGTCTAGTTTGGATTGGGATCAGGCATTATTAACACAGTTAGGTTTGAGTGTGGAAGATTTACCAAAGATTCAACCAGTCAATTATTCAGTGATGACTTTTCATAAATCCTTACAAATTCCTATAAAAGTCATTATCGGGACATCTGATGGTGTTTCTTCTAACTATATTTTTAATGATTTAGACCATCATGCTGTACTTTCCATAGGTACCAGTCATGCAGTACGTGTAGTGGCTGATTCACCATCAACCAATGCTAACTTAAATAATTTTTCATATGCCATAGATGCTCACCACTATCTTATTGGTTTAGCGAGTAATAATGGGGCAGATATTTTAGCTTGGGCTTGTGATATCTTCAAAACTGATTTTAATGAATTAAATGAAATTTGTATAAATAGACCTGCTGACCAAGCAATATTTATCCCCTATATTAACGGGGAACGAGCGCCCATTTGGCAGGATTATGCGACAGCAAGTCTATTAAATTTAACTAGAAATGCTAGTCGAGAATCCATTTTATATGCCATTATCTTAGGCATGGTGTTCAATATAAAGGTAAATGTAACGCATTTAGGAGACTTAGTTGCCTTTGATAAAATTGGTTTAGTGGGCGGTGTAACGCAGATGACGGGTTTAACCCAGTTAATCGCCGATGTTTTGAATAAGGATTTATATATTCCACAAATTGAAAATGCTGAAACTGTGGGCACAATACATTTAGTGCACGATGTGTTATCCAAGGGAAAATATAAAGTGATACAGCCCGATGTGGAAGCGACAAAAATATTAGCACCACTATTTGCGCAATATTTACAACAAGTCAACTAACTCACTCCCTCTGTCTCATTTCGGTTACGTTAGTGATTATGCTAAAATATAGTCATCATATGAGTAAAGGGGTTTAATAATGAAGTTAATTTCATGGAATATTGATTCTTTAAATGCAGCCTTAACTGGTGCGTCTCCGCGTGCAGAATTATCACGTGCGGTTTTAAAGATGATTCGTGAACATCAACCAGATGTGATTGCGATTCAAGAAACGAAATTATCTGCGAAGGGGCCTACGAAAAAGCACCTTGAGATATTGGAAGCGAATGTACCAGATTATGAGATTCAGTGGGTGTCTAGTGTGGAGCCTGCCCGTAAAGGGTATGCTGGTACCATGTTCTTATACAAGAAAGAATACACGCCAGAAGTCACTTTCCCGCAAATTGGGGCACCAACGACGATGGATTACGAAGGTCGGATGATTACATTAGAATTTCCTAATTTCTATGTAACCAATGTTTATACACCTAATGCAGGCTCTGCTCTGGCACGTTTAGAAGACCGCCAAGCTTGGGACGTTCAGTATGCAAACTATTTAGCGCACTTGGATGCTAAGAAACCAGTGATAGCTTGTGGTGACTTTAATGTCGCCCATACGGAAATTGACTTGGCACACCCCAAAAATAATCATTTTTCTGCTGGTTTCACTGATGAAGAACGTGCTGGCTTTACCAACCTATTAAACCGCGGTTTCACAGATACTTTCCGTCATATTCATGGCGACGTTGAAGGTGTTTATACTTGGTGGGCACAACGAGTGAAAACAAGTAAAATCAATAATTCAGGATGGCGCATTGATTACTGGTTGGTGAGTGACCGAATTGCAGACAAAGTGCAAAAATCTGAAATGCTAGACTCTGGTACGCGTCAAGATCATACACCAATTTTGTTAGAAATTGATATCTAGTTAAAGAAGATAATCACTCATAAGGCTGGGCTAATGGTAGCTCAGCTTTTTTAATTTACACTTATCCGTGTACAGCGTTTGATTCTATTCTTTAACGCCTTTTTGAATTTTCCGTATCTTTTTTTGTGTATTTTTACCAGCGATTTTCTTTAATTTCTCTTGACCAAAAACATAATAGAGAATATTGGCGAAAAGTTGGTACATACTATCTAGCTGGCCAAAGTCTAGATATGCTTTAATGGGTTGATAGGCAGATTCGCTGACCATAAATTGTTGATTGTCAAGTGTATCCTCATCCGCTTGATTGCTTAATGATTGATGATGAGTGAAGTGGTTGAACTGACTATAAAAAGCCATTTGATTAAAGAATCGTAAGTGTTGTTGGCGGAAGGTAGTATAAAAACCTATTTTTTCTCTTAAATATTTATTTTTTAGATTGATTTTATATTTTAAGTGGTTGTCTACTTCAATCCAGGTATCCTTCTTGCACTGGGCGTCTGCATAGTAGACTTGAATATTATGTAAGGCCAGGATGTGATTGATCTCCTTTTTGTCATCAAAGCGTTGGAAGGCAAATTTTCCAAGGGTAACCGGTAACCGCTTATTACTATCCAGAATATCCGCGTGTGTTTGGTTGAAATAAGTCGCCGGGAAGGCGTATTGGTCATGCCAAGCTTTCAAGAGTGACATGGTGTCTAGGTGACTAATGCCAAAGGATTGGTCGGTGAAAAGAATAATTGTCTTAAACGGTAGTTTGAATGTCGATACATTGTAGAGGAGGGACATGTTTTGAAGCAGTTGATTGAAGTGACGGGGATTGCCAGTGATGGCTTTTTCGATGAGGATGTTGAGATGGTCTTGCCAAATGAATTTTTCTGGGACTGTTTCAAGATTACTGTTATCTATGCGCATGTTCTACCACCTTTATACTTTTTGTTATCTTATTTATAACATTGTATTTATTTTTATGAAACCAAATAATTGAAAGGACTTGAAAATAGATTGTTTTATATTGAATAAGTGATAATTTGACGGGAATTAGCCGTTTTGATTCAATGTTTTTATCTTTTAGGTGATAATTGCAATCAAAAATACCAGGCAATCAGCGTGGCGCGGGCTTGCCTTTTTCCGAGTATTAAACGTATTTTAAGTTACCTGCAGGTGATGACAAGATACTTTAGGCTCGTTTAGGGGAGGAAATTGCTTTTATGTTTGATCAATATCAGTATCCGGAGTTGTTGGACCAATATCATGGCGTGATTGTACATGTCTTAAAACGGTATCATGTGGATGTGTATAAGTCTTATTATGATGATATTTACCAGTTAGCTCAGATTGCTTTATATCAAGCAGCGGAAGACTTTGATGGGGACCCGCTAAGTGAGGCTGACCGTTACCGGTTTGTAGCTTATGTGAAGCGGGTGATGGCTTGGCGGGTGTTGGATGAATTGCGTAAGCATACACGTTTGGGTGGTCAGGAATTTTCAACAACGGATGAATGGGTATTTGAGGCTGGTTTGGGCGCGGGGCATCCGATTGAAATAACGGCTGATATTCAGCATTTCTTAGCTGAGGCGGCGAAAATATTACAGCATCGTGATTTAGACTTTCTATACCAGGTGATTGCTTGTCAGGGCAAGACCAAGTTATTACTTGAAATTTACCCGATTTCTCGCCAAGCGATTTACAATAAGAAGCGCAATTTGATGGACAAACTACAATCTATTCGCCATTTGTTGGTGGGTTAGGAGACAAGATGAAATCAACAACATTTAAAGAATATAAAGGCCTTTTAATTGCATTTGGACATGGAAATGGAGACCCAGGCGCCGTATCTGGGCAATTTACTGAGGCAGAAATGGTGCGGAAGTTAAAGTCCTATATTGAAAAATGGGCTAAAGCAGCTGGCATCAAAGTGGCTTTCTATATGGACAATCTTTACCAACATGCAACAGATATGAAGACCTATGCGGATTGGGTGGTGGTTGAAGTACATATGGATGCGGCGGCTAAACCACAAAAAGGTGGCCATATAATCATTCATTCGGACTATGTGACAGATGCCATAGATGATAACTTGATTGCGATGATTCAAAAGCATTTTGGCTTAGTCACTAGAAACGGTTTAGGCTTATCAAAAAGAGGCGACTTGTTGAATTGTAACAATGCACGCCGTTGGGGAATTAATTACCGGTTACTAGAATTATTTTTCCTAGCAGATGCAACTGACCGACACTATTATTTAGCTAATTTAGACTTAGTGGCTAAAAATATGGTGGAAGCTGTAGTCGGCTTCCAAATTGCTGATGATAAAGTATGCCAGTGTACGCGCTAGCTAGGGTCACTGTGTCATAGCGATGTGTGAAAGACCTAAAATTACTTCAATGTGTATATAAGAAAAGCCATCGTGGTTGGGGATGAACCCTTACCGCGATGGCTTTTTTGCCTTTTGTATAAGTCTATAATCTATTGATTTTCTTCAGGGATAATCCAAAACTCTGTGCCAATTTCTTCGTTACGGTCAAGAACTGCTTGGTTGAAATCGTCTGATTGGTAAATAGCTTTAATATCTTCTACCCAAGCTTGGTCCATTTTATCTGCAGTGGTAATAGCTTCAAGTAGTAAACCTTCGATTGGTTGTTCTGTGACTAAACGAGAGTCTAAGTCCATACCTGCATCATAAGCAATTGATCCAGCAACTAAGGCATAAGAAACGTCTTGAATTGCGGGTGGGATAGCGGCACCTTGCATTTCGACAATTTCAATACCTACATGATTTTCTTCGATATCGTCAACGGTAACTTTGGCTGGTTCAACGTCTGGATCTAATGTAATCCACCCAAGGTCTTGCATCAATAATAAACCACGCATCATGGAAACTGTACCATTACCGAAAGCGATGGTATCACCTTCTGCAACATCATCAAGACTGTCTTTTTGCCCCGGATAAATAGCTGCCGGTACGGTTGGGATACGGACAATTTGTTGAAAGCTAGCGTCCAGAGTATCATTGTAACTTTCAGTGTTCAACCGGTTACCGTCAACATTGATATCCGCTTCACCCTCATCAACAGCAATCATGGCTTGTCGTAGTTCGGAAAACTGAATTTCTTCAACGGTGTAGCCCTGTTGTTCTAATCTGGGGGCCACTTCTTCCATAAATAGAATAGAATAGGGGCCAGGTGAGGTGGCCACTTTGATGGTTTGTGTATCTTCCGTCTGCTTTCCGCAAGCAGCGACCACCAAAGTGATTAAAGCCAGTCCAATATAACGCAAATATTTTTTCATTTTTCTACCTCCCAAAGGTGTTTTATTCATCCACTTAAACTTATCACAGATTGTCATGAATTGAGATACAATATGCTTGTGTAGGGTTACTGCTTGTGGTTGATTTACTGATAGAGAGTTGTTTTATTTCAAATTTTGTAAAAGTAATTGAACAGTTTATTCTATTTCTACATATGTTAAAATAAGGTTATTGAAATCAGTAAGAGGAGTGACAAAATGACTTTAGGGATAGGTATTTTAGATTTTATACCTCGGGATAAAAATACCTCGGTATTAGAGTCCTTTGAGCAGTCAATAGAACTAGCTAAACTGGCGGATGAAAAGGGTTTGGACCGGTACTGGCTAACAGAACACCACTCAACGCCAGCTGTCTTATCATCAACGCCACAGTTATTATTAGCCCGTTTCGGTGCAGCAACAAAGCAGATTAAGTTGGGTACGGGGGCGGTGATTATCAATAATTCTACTCCTTATCAAATTGCAGAAAACTATATGGTGCTTGAAGCCATGTATCCTGGACGTGTTGAAGCAGGTGTTGGCCATTCTATGCCAAAAGAAATTACCCGTCAGGAAACATTAGGGATGCAGATTAACCGTGGACTAGATTATGAAAAGACGATTTCACAAATTGCAGGTTTACTTTATGATGATCTAGCAACTGAAGATGAGATGCATGGGCTACGTGTAATGCCTACTTATTTTGACGGCGTGACGCCACTTTATACTATGCTAGGTTCACGCCGTAACGCGCAGTTTATTGCGGAGAAAGGTTTAGGAATGGTATTCGGTTTATTCTTCTCAGGAGATTTGGCAGAATGTATTGAAACAATCAAGATTTATAGAAAACACTTCAAACCTTCTAAAGGGATGGCAAAACCTTCAGTATTCATCGCCCTTTATGCAGTGACTTCTACAAAGCGCAATCTGAAGGAAGTATTAAACTATGCCTTAAATGATTGGATAGATGCACTAGAAGATGACAAACGTGCTTATTTAGAATTGATGGAAGTGTCTGAAGCAAGAGATTTTGTCACAACTATTGATCCGGATGAAATAGATAGACATGCGTCTAAAAAAGTATACGGCACACCTAAACAAGTGGAAATGCAGTTGCGCCGTTTGAAAGAAGAAACCGACGCAGATGGGTTCTTAATTGCCAATCATTTATCTGGGTTTGCGAATCGCCGTGCGTTAATTGAAATCTTGAGCCAGGTCAATATTTAAAGGTCAAAACGCTAATGATCTTAATAATAAGGTGAATTTAATGGAAGAAGCCTGGTTTAACCGGGTTTCTTTCCTTATAACTAGCTACTTTTATGGAAAGGGGGATTATGATGGCACGAACTTTATCCGATTCAGTGACAGTTTTGAAAGGTGTTGGCGCAAAAAAAGCGGCATTATTAGAAAAGGTTGGGATTTCAAGGGTTGAAGATTTACTTTACCATTTTCCTTTCCGCTACGAAGATGTGTCTGTAAAATCGGCCGGTGAATTAATGGATAATACCAAAGCTTCAGTAAAAGGCGTGATAGTGACGGAACCCGTTGTACAATATTTTGGGCGCAACCGTAACCGTTTGACGTTTCGCTTAGCTATGGACCATGAGGTATTGCAGGTTATCTTCTTTAACCAGCCTTACTTAAAAAAGAATATTCAGGTCAA
It encodes the following:
- a CDS encoding exodeoxyribonuclease III → MKLISWNIDSLNAALTGASPRAELSRAVLKMIREHQPDVIAIQETKLSAKGPTKKHLEILEANVPDYEIQWVSSVEPARKGYAGTMFLYKKEYTPEVTFPQIGAPTTMDYEGRMITLEFPNFYVTNVYTPNAGSALARLEDRQAWDVQYANYLAHLDAKKPVIACGDFNVAHTEIDLAHPKNNHFSAGFTDEERAGFTNLLNRGFTDTFRHIHGDVEGVYTWWAQRVKTSKINNSGWRIDYWLVSDRIADKVQKSEMLDSGTRQDHTPILLEIDI
- a CDS encoding N-acetylmuramoyl-L-alanine amidase, translated to MKSTTFKEYKGLLIAFGHGNGDPGAVSGQFTEAEMVRKLKSYIEKWAKAAGIKVAFYMDNLYQHATDMKTYADWVVVEVHMDAAAKPQKGGHIIIHSDYVTDAIDDNLIAMIQKHFGLVTRNGLGLSKRGDLLNCNNARRWGINYRLLELFFLADATDRHYYLANLDLVAKNMVEAVVGFQIADDKVCQCTR
- a CDS encoding MsnO8 family LLM class oxidoreductase; the encoded protein is MTLGIGILDFIPRDKNTSVLESFEQSIELAKLADEKGLDRYWLTEHHSTPAVLSSTPQLLLARFGAATKQIKLGTGAVIINNSTPYQIAENYMVLEAMYPGRVEAGVGHSMPKEITRQETLGMQINRGLDYEKTISQIAGLLYDDLATEDEMHGLRVMPTYFDGVTPLYTMLGSRRNAQFIAEKGLGMVFGLFFSGDLAECIETIKIYRKHFKPSKGMAKPSVFIALYAVTSTKRNLKEVLNYALNDWIDALEDDKRAYLELMEVSEARDFVTTIDPDEIDRHASKKVYGTPKQVEMQLRRLKEETDADGFLIANHLSGFANRRALIEILSQVNI
- a CDS encoding sigma-70 family RNA polymerase sigma factor; the protein is MFDQYQYPELLDQYHGVIVHVLKRYHVDVYKSYYDDIYQLAQIALYQAAEDFDGDPLSEADRYRFVAYVKRVMAWRVLDELRKHTRLGGQEFSTTDEWVFEAGLGAGHPIEITADIQHFLAEAAKILQHRDLDFLYQVIACQGKTKLLLEIYPISRQAIYNKKRNLMDKLQSIRHLLVG
- a CDS encoding gluconokinase — translated: MTYTASIDVGTTNTKINLFNRDDQLIDTFKAGYQRTNKQNDLHEMDFEEIWQIVTDGLRGLINLYEIEALEIILTTAMHSVQLLDQDFNLFGQTITWADKRGHELIPQLSKTEKENVYQRTGTPIHSMNPYIKLLSIYQPDMKIASIKDLLFYRLTGEWAIDLSNASSSGLLNLSSLDWDQALLTQLGLSVEDLPKIQPVNYSVMTFHKSLQIPIKVIIGTSDGVSSNYIFNDLDHHAVLSIGTSHAVRVVADSPSTNANLNNFSYAIDAHHYLIGLASNNGADILAWACDIFKTDFNELNEICINRPADQAIFIPYINGERAPIWQDYATASLLNLTRNASRESILYAIILGMVFNIKVNVTHLGDLVAFDKIGLVGGVTQMTGLTQLIADVLNKDLYIPQIENAETVGTIHLVHDVLSKGKYKVIQPDVEATKILAPLFAQYLQQVN
- a CDS encoding MetQ/NlpA family ABC transporter substrate-binding protein — its product is MKKYLRYIGLALITLVVAACGKQTEDTQTIKVATSPGPYSILFMEEVAPRLEQQGYTVEEIQFSELRQAMIAVDEGEADINVDGNRLNTESYNDTLDASFQQIVRIPTVPAAIYPGQKDSLDDVAEGDTIAFGNGTVSMMRGLLLMQDLGWITLDPDVEPAKVTVDDIEENHVGIEIVEMQGAAIPPAIQDVSYALVAGSIAYDAGMDLDSRLVTEQPIEGLLLEAITTADKMDQAWVEDIKAIYQSDDFNQAVLDRNEEIGTEFWIIPEENQ